In a single window of the Streptacidiphilus sp. P02-A3a genome:
- a CDS encoding dihydroorotase family protein, with protein MFADRKSDERGAERRYQLVVHGVRLVTAEGVAPGGIAVADGRIARLLGPGERPPAVRYLDGGGRHLLPGLIDSHVHFRTPGLTHKEDWAHAGRAAVAGGVTTVIDMPNTVPPLLTPQDTHRKAELITGRSLVDFRFHLGVAGDDPSPLLEAGPREATSVKVFLAGHHTAPHVVREPAALERVFRTAKEAGLRLLLHAEDDGVFALLDRWRGEPTAYAEYERHRPRSGAISAVARVLELVQRHGTAVHVLHVSTAEEADLLTAAGHAGLPVTFEVTPHHLSFTTRDAEHLGARVRLSPAIREGRDQERLWQAVLDGQAATLGSDHAPHTRTEKLRPPADAPPGLPGVQEMATAVHTGLRRRAPGTDTDTQLQSLVRLLATRPAELFGLDRQKGQLRPGLDADFVLFDADQRWMFGPGDVQSKCGWSAYEGWTMTGRVLLTARRGETVYALDPDGGESFGAADGRWLHADALQPAAERRQP; from the coding sequence ATGTTCGCTGACCGGAAGTCCGACGAGCGGGGCGCCGAGCGGCGGTACCAGCTGGTGGTGCACGGGGTGCGGCTGGTCACCGCCGAGGGGGTGGCCCCGGGCGGGATCGCGGTCGCGGACGGGCGGATCGCCCGGCTGCTCGGGCCGGGCGAGCGCCCGCCCGCCGTCCGCTACCTGGACGGCGGCGGACGCCACCTGCTGCCCGGCCTGATCGACTCCCACGTGCACTTCCGCACGCCGGGGCTGACCCACAAGGAGGACTGGGCGCACGCCGGCCGGGCCGCCGTCGCGGGCGGGGTGACCACCGTCATCGACATGCCGAACACCGTGCCGCCGCTGCTCACCCCCCAGGACACGCACCGCAAGGCCGAGTTGATCACCGGACGGTCGCTGGTGGACTTCCGCTTCCACCTGGGGGTGGCCGGTGACGATCCGTCACCACTGCTGGAGGCCGGGCCGCGCGAGGCGACCAGTGTGAAGGTGTTCCTCGCCGGACACCACACCGCGCCGCATGTGGTGCGCGAACCCGCCGCTCTGGAACGGGTGTTCCGCACCGCGAAGGAGGCGGGCCTGCGGCTGCTGCTGCACGCCGAGGACGACGGCGTCTTCGCGCTGCTCGACCGCTGGCGCGGAGAACCCACGGCGTACGCGGAGTACGAGCGGCACCGCCCGCGCAGCGGAGCGATCTCCGCCGTGGCGCGGGTGCTGGAGCTGGTCCAACGGCACGGGACGGCGGTGCACGTGCTGCACGTCTCCACCGCCGAGGAGGCCGACCTGCTCACCGCCGCCGGACACGCCGGGCTGCCGGTGACCTTCGAGGTGACGCCGCATCACCTGTCGTTCACCACACGGGACGCGGAGCATCTGGGCGCACGGGTCCGGCTCAGTCCGGCGATCCGGGAGGGCCGCGACCAGGAACGCCTCTGGCAGGCCGTGCTCGACGGCCAGGCCGCGACGCTGGGCAGCGACCACGCGCCGCACACCCGGACCGAGAAGCTGCGCCCGCCCGCCGACGCGCCGCCCGGCCTGCCCGGGGTGCAGGAGATGGCGACCGCCGTCCACACCGGCCTGCGCCGCCGCGCGCCGGGCACCGACACCGACACGCAACTCCAGAGCCTGGTAAGGCTGCTGGCCACCCGCCCGGCCGAGCTCTTCGGCCTCGACCGGCAGAAGGGACAGCTGCGACCGGGCCTGGACGCCGACTTCGTCCTCTTCGACGCCGACCAGCGGTGGATGTTCGGGCCCGGCGACGTCCAGTCCAAGTGCGGCTGGTCCGCCTACGAGGGCTGGACGATGACCGGCCGGGTGCTGCTCACCGCCCGCCGGGGCGAGACGGTGTACGCCCTGGACCCCGACGGCGGCGAGAGCTTCGGCGCCGCGGACGGCCGCTGGCTGCACGCGGACGCGCTCCAACCGGCGGCCGAGCGGCGGCAGCCGTGA
- a CDS encoding MFS transporter codes for MTPGQAVGTDDLAGARDHAGPAPGPGGGSRGRRGRHRRRDPRRAVLGATAVACGVSVAGIYYAQPLLPALAAAFGIGRPSAAAIVTAGQIGYAVGLLLLVPLGDVRDRKRLAVVLMLLAAPAAALAALAPTLPVLAAAVAVLGLTGSAAQVLVALTAAGASGAGRGRAVGTVMGGLTAGILLARVFAGTLAELAGWRAVYAAAAVLLAGAALLVQLVLPGSGHPVRLRRPGRRRPGALRAGIHGYGQLLSGTGSLMWRQPLLRRRCGHGFLAFAAFSAFWTPCAYLLSAPPFHYGEAAIGLFGLAGLAGVLFAQPVGRWCDRGHARSAAFGFSALMAASFGVLALGRGQPTALAAGAVLLDLGLRGVQTANQQQIYALLPATTHSRVTTAYMTCYFVGGATGSVLSADLYARTGWSGVCLLGAALAAAPLAPRMLKIIATRGTRASTAPPARRPTEQGGTATGPSTATEPEEAS; via the coding sequence GTGACTCCGGGCCAGGCGGTGGGGACGGACGACCTGGCCGGGGCCCGTGACCACGCGGGCCCCGCTCCCGGGCCCGGGGGCGGCAGCCGCGGGCGACGCGGGCGGCACCGCAGACGCGACCCGCGCCGGGCCGTGCTCGGCGCGACAGCGGTCGCCTGCGGGGTCAGTGTGGCCGGGATCTACTACGCGCAGCCGCTGCTACCGGCACTGGCGGCGGCCTTCGGCATCGGTCGGCCGAGTGCCGCCGCTATCGTGACAGCTGGTCAGATCGGCTATGCCGTCGGTCTGTTGCTGCTGGTCCCGCTGGGTGACGTGCGGGACCGGAAGCGGCTGGCCGTGGTCCTGATGCTGCTGGCCGCACCGGCGGCGGCGCTGGCCGCGCTCGCGCCGACCCTGCCGGTGCTGGCGGCGGCCGTGGCCGTGCTCGGCCTGACCGGCAGCGCGGCCCAGGTACTGGTGGCGCTGACCGCCGCCGGGGCGAGCGGGGCCGGGCGCGGCCGGGCGGTGGGCACGGTGATGGGCGGGTTGACCGCGGGCATCCTGCTGGCCCGGGTCTTCGCCGGGACGCTGGCCGAGCTCGCGGGCTGGCGGGCGGTGTACGCGGCGGCGGCGGTGCTGCTGGCGGGCGCGGCGCTACTGGTCCAGCTCGTGCTGCCCGGCTCGGGACATCCGGTGCGGCTGCGGCGACCCGGTCGGCGAAGGCCCGGGGCGCTCCGCGCGGGGATCCACGGCTACGGACAACTGCTTTCCGGGACAGGCTCCCTGATGTGGCGTCAGCCGCTGCTCCGGCGGCGCTGCGGGCACGGCTTCCTGGCCTTCGCCGCGTTCTCCGCGTTCTGGACGCCGTGCGCGTACCTGCTGTCCGCGCCACCGTTCCACTACGGCGAGGCCGCGATCGGGCTGTTCGGGCTGGCCGGGCTGGCCGGGGTGCTGTTCGCGCAGCCGGTGGGCAGGTGGTGCGACCGGGGGCACGCGCGGTCGGCGGCCTTCGGCTTCAGCGCGCTGATGGCCGCCTCGTTCGGGGTCCTCGCGCTGGGCCGGGGACAGCCGACGGCACTGGCCGCCGGGGCCGTGCTGCTCGACCTCGGGCTGCGCGGCGTGCAGACCGCCAACCAGCAGCAGATCTACGCGCTGCTCCCGGCGACCACCCACAGCAGGGTCACCACCGCGTATATGACCTGCTATTTCGTCGGCGGCGCCACCGGTTCGGTGCTCTCCGCCGACCTCTACGCCCGCACCGGCTGGAGTGGCGTGTGCCTGCTCGGCGCGGCGTTGGCCGCCGCGCCCCTGGCGCCCCGCATGCTGAAGATCATCGCGACCCGCGGCACCCGAGCGTCCACGGCACCACCCGCGCGGCGACCGACCGAGCAGGGGGGAACCGCGACCGGACCGAGCACAGCGACCGAGCCCGAGGAGGCATCGTGA
- a CDS encoding multicopper oxidase family protein: protein MTTRQLTTEPTTTTLTKFVDPLPIPKRLRADPADPLPSFTIRTVAAELRLHTQLPPTALWTYGGDFPGPVLDVHRDQRIRVTWTNEVTTPYPAVNAYLADAPGNPSLAMNDPGIGAAQPVPGTTGLPAWLDTHLHGAVTGGGNDGWMENALLTGDSQLAEYPNRQPAMTLWYHDHAMNITSLNVFAGLVGMYLLRDEEEDKLGLPDGEHEIPLIVCDRNLATDANGALTGQLLHKTTGTLPFLGPYTLVNGRIWPYLEVRPGWYRFRLLNASNSRTYRLHLLDEKDNQVTAGAVWQIGTDSGLLGAPLPVGSAGLTLAPAERADVLVDFGAFRGSSLRLVNSAQAPFRGDPLPPGVKPGDPLPADRLPEPDVMQFRVRAERLHDLVPLLRELEPGKSGEERDTVASGHGFRLPETLSPSYYRLTEQRLPADPVQRVLGLAADPDGTLGLWELQEVPATEAPTAPGQVLDGIIQVTGPTGVTTTYQRVARHFDDQLNWRARMDEWEVWQILNLSGILHPIHIHLIRFQPLSIDAYDTGEFDAALGGTATGKPVAHLAALPIDPSLTGWKDVMRIPPGTSVTVAGQFRGAAGRYMYHCHILEHEDAGMMRQFAVMPGAVMDVGRGMGGGMGGGMGGGMSGGTGITSTTGTTGMGSM from the coding sequence GTGACCACCCGACAACTCACCACCGAACCGACCACCACCACCCTCACCAAGTTCGTCGACCCGCTGCCCATCCCGAAGCGGCTGCGCGCCGACCCCGCCGACCCGCTGCCGTCCTTCACGATCCGCACCGTCGCCGCCGAGCTGCGGCTGCACACGCAACTGCCGCCCACCGCGCTGTGGACCTACGGGGGCGACTTTCCCGGCCCGGTCCTCGACGTCCACCGCGACCAGCGGATCAGGGTCACCTGGACCAACGAGGTGACCACGCCCTACCCCGCCGTCAACGCGTACCTGGCCGACGCGCCCGGCAACCCGTCCCTGGCGATGAACGACCCGGGCATCGGCGCCGCGCAGCCGGTCCCCGGCACCACCGGGCTGCCCGCCTGGCTGGACACCCACCTGCACGGCGCGGTCACCGGCGGCGGCAACGACGGCTGGATGGAGAACGCCCTGCTGACCGGGGACTCCCAGCTCGCCGAGTACCCGAACCGGCAACCGGCGATGACCCTCTGGTACCACGACCACGCGATGAACATCACCAGCCTGAACGTCTTCGCCGGGCTGGTCGGGATGTACCTGCTGCGCGACGAGGAGGAGGACAAGCTCGGGCTCCCGGACGGCGAGCACGAGATCCCGCTGATCGTCTGCGACCGCAACCTGGCCACCGACGCCAACGGCGCGCTCACCGGCCAACTGCTGCACAAGACCACCGGGACGCTGCCCTTCCTCGGCCCGTACACCCTGGTCAACGGCCGGATCTGGCCGTACCTGGAGGTCCGCCCCGGGTGGTACCGGTTCCGGCTGCTCAACGCGTCCAACTCCCGTACCTACCGGCTGCACCTGCTGGACGAGAAGGACAACCAGGTCACCGCCGGGGCCGTGTGGCAGATCGGCACGGACAGCGGCCTGCTGGGCGCCCCGCTGCCGGTCGGTTCCGCCGGACTGACCCTCGCGCCCGCCGAACGCGCGGACGTGCTGGTCGACTTCGGCGCGTTCCGGGGCAGCAGCCTGCGGCTGGTCAACTCCGCGCAGGCGCCGTTCCGGGGCGACCCGCTGCCGCCCGGGGTCAAGCCGGGCGACCCGCTGCCCGCCGACCGGCTGCCGGAGCCGGACGTGATGCAGTTCCGGGTCCGCGCGGAGCGGCTGCACGACCTGGTGCCGCTGCTGCGCGAGCTGGAACCGGGGAAGTCGGGCGAGGAGCGGGACACCGTGGCCTCGGGGCACGGCTTCCGGCTGCCGGAGACGCTCTCGCCGTCCTACTACCGGCTCACCGAGCAGCGGCTCCCGGCCGACCCGGTGCAACGGGTGCTCGGGCTGGCCGCCGACCCGGACGGCACGCTGGGGCTGTGGGAGCTCCAGGAGGTGCCCGCCACCGAGGCGCCGACCGCCCCCGGACAGGTGCTGGACGGCATCATCCAGGTCACCGGCCCGACCGGGGTCACCACCACCTACCAGCGGGTCGCCCGGCACTTCGACGACCAGCTCAACTGGCGCGCGCGGATGGACGAGTGGGAGGTGTGGCAGATCCTCAACCTGAGCGGGATCCTGCACCCCATCCACATCCATCTGATCCGCTTCCAGCCGCTGTCCATCGACGCGTACGACACCGGCGAGTTCGATGCCGCGCTCGGCGGCACGGCCACCGGCAAGCCGGTCGCGCACCTGGCCGCACTGCCCATCGACCCGTCGCTGACCGGCTGGAAGGACGTGATGCGGATCCCGCCCGGGACGTCGGTGACGGTCGCGGGCCAGTTCCGCGGCGCGGCCGGGCGGTACATGTACCACTGCCACATCCTGGAGCACGAGGACGCCGGGATGATGCGGCAGTTCGCGGTGATGCCGGGAGCCGTCATGGACGTCGGCAGGGGTATGGGCGGCGGCATGGGCGGCGGCATGGGCGGCGGTATGAGCGGGGGTACCGGCATCACCAGCACCACCGGCACCACTGGCATGGGCAGCATGTGA
- a CDS encoding ATP-binding protein, whose translation MSALQPAPARVGRRMLPVYAACALALAACVVWMALGFTDLGGPRLAVVDFVPFGSRMLFSLGCAVCGAFIVAHPSGGPVGGMLVVVGTGDLVGQAGPPAAAAFGAGYGVRLAVVGAAVLGSMLYTFLFYAFPLWLPTGRLPDGRWARVLVVLIALWSVAEAYDENAGSESWYGMPSPFTGAPWSGPYAAIDAVVAPVVNYVPLGITVLTFTVMLVRWQRGQQGWLPPSRPYAAPGESPQRTGWLGRIRGPMLLLTPFLLWKMVVSLQYVQITVAPTPLLVLYYVAVLLWPVGLGLVFIPDRSGHLDRASRRTLAVLVVLTGLVVAYLALSLLIFRLVPGSRTPGALVMVVVSLLIGLLMRTTGSRAVRLVDRSYYGERAQPYRVVRELAERLSHAVSPADAPRLLCETVVDTLRFPAARVLLSTSGGPREAAALGEAPSGPWHRFELSYEGTSIGLLEAASRGRESALDQQDHDVLRFLADQAAPAVASLRLYEDLQASRERIVLAREETRRRLRRDLHDGLAPALAGLRLQVDTVCAALPQDQAVGRRLGSVSQGIADAITELRRITDGLAPGILDRGGLDGSLRQLAGQLTGSRLEIEALCEPDPLPPLPAAVEVAVYRIAAEALHNVVRHAGARHARLRVRVDQGAVTAEISDDGRGMDDRNGGPSGSPGSAGGGVGLHSMAERAAELGGTLTLLGNPLADGRGLLVRAVIPVHDPE comes from the coding sequence ATGAGCGCACTCCAACCAGCGCCCGCCCGCGTCGGACGCCGGATGCTGCCGGTGTACGCCGCGTGCGCCCTCGCGCTCGCCGCCTGTGTGGTCTGGATGGCCCTCGGCTTCACCGACCTGGGCGGGCCCCGGCTCGCGGTGGTGGACTTCGTACCGTTCGGCTCGCGGATGCTGTTCTCGCTGGGCTGCGCGGTCTGCGGCGCGTTCATCGTCGCCCACCCCTCCGGCGGCCCGGTCGGCGGCATGCTGGTCGTGGTCGGTACCGGTGACCTGGTGGGGCAGGCCGGACCCCCGGCCGCCGCCGCGTTCGGGGCCGGCTACGGGGTACGGCTGGCGGTGGTCGGCGCCGCCGTGCTCGGCTCGATGCTCTACACCTTCCTGTTCTACGCGTTCCCGCTGTGGCTGCCCACCGGGCGGCTGCCCGACGGCCGCTGGGCGCGGGTCCTGGTGGTGCTGATCGCCCTGTGGAGCGTCGCCGAGGCCTACGACGAGAACGCCGGGAGTGAGTCCTGGTACGGCATGCCCTCCCCGTTCACCGGCGCGCCCTGGAGCGGTCCCTACGCCGCGATCGACGCGGTGGTGGCGCCCGTGGTGAACTACGTGCCGCTCGGCATCACCGTGCTGACCTTCACGGTGATGCTGGTCCGCTGGCAGCGCGGGCAGCAGGGGTGGCTGCCGCCGTCACGGCCGTACGCCGCGCCGGGGGAGTCACCGCAGCGGACCGGCTGGCTCGGGCGGATCCGGGGACCGATGCTGCTGCTGACCCCCTTCCTGCTGTGGAAGATGGTGGTCTCGCTCCAGTACGTGCAGATCACCGTGGCGCCCACGCCGCTGCTGGTGCTCTACTACGTCGCGGTGCTGCTGTGGCCGGTCGGCCTGGGCCTGGTCTTCATCCCCGACCGCTCCGGCCACCTGGACCGGGCCAGCCGCCGGACGCTGGCGGTGCTGGTGGTGCTGACCGGGCTGGTCGTCGCCTACCTCGCGCTCAGCCTGCTGATCTTCCGGCTGGTGCCGGGCTCCCGCACGCCCGGCGCGCTGGTCATGGTCGTCGTCTCGCTGCTGATCGGCCTGCTGATGCGGACCACCGGGAGCCGCGCGGTGCGCCTGGTCGACCGCTCCTACTACGGCGAGCGCGCCCAGCCGTACCGGGTGGTGCGGGAGCTCGCGGAGCGGCTGAGCCACGCGGTGAGCCCGGCCGACGCGCCGAGGCTGCTCTGCGAGACCGTCGTCGACACGCTCCGCTTCCCGGCCGCCCGGGTGCTGCTGAGCACCAGCGGCGGCCCCCGGGAGGCCGCCGCGCTGGGCGAGGCGCCGAGCGGGCCCTGGCACCGGTTCGAGCTCTCCTACGAGGGCACCTCGATCGGCCTGCTGGAGGCCGCCTCGCGTGGCCGGGAGAGCGCGCTCGACCAGCAGGACCACGACGTGCTGCGGTTCCTCGCCGACCAGGCCGCCCCCGCGGTCGCCTCGCTGCGGCTGTACGAGGACCTCCAGGCCAGCCGCGAGCGGATCGTGCTCGCCCGGGAGGAGACCCGCCGTCGGCTCCGCCGCGACCTGCACGACGGGCTCGCCCCGGCCCTCGCCGGGCTGCGCCTCCAGGTCGACACGGTCTGTGCCGCGCTGCCGCAGGACCAGGCCGTCGGGCGACGGCTGGGATCGGTGTCGCAGGGCATCGCGGACGCCATCACCGAGCTGCGCCGGATCACCGACGGGCTGGCCCCCGGGATCCTGGACCGGGGCGGACTGGACGGTTCGCTGCGCCAGCTCGCCGGGCAGCTGACCGGCTCCCGGCTGGAGATCGAGGCGCTCTGCGAACCGGATCCGCTGCCGCCGCTGCCGGCGGCGGTCGAGGTCGCGGTCTACCGGATCGCGGCCGAGGCGCTGCACAACGTGGTCCGGCACGCCGGGGCCCGGCACGCCCGGCTGCGGGTGCGGGTGGACCAGGGCGCGGTGACCGCCGAGATCAGCGACGACGGGAGGGGGATGGACGACCGGAACGGCGGCCCGAGCGGGTCGCCGGGGTCGGCCGGGGGCGGCGTGGGGCTGCACTCGATGGCGGAGCGGGCGGCCGAGCTCGGCGGCACGCTCACGCTGCTCGGCAACCCGCTCGCGGACGGCCGGGGACTGCTGGTCCGGGCGGTCATTCCGGTCCACGACCCGGAGTGA
- a CDS encoding response regulator transcription factor — MERDGVQRGDGVVRVVVVDDHPLFREGLRAALESTEDIQVVAEAETVAAALAVVAEQRPDVVVMDLSLPDASGIEATRRLAENHPGLPVLMLTMSDDDASLLGALQAGARGYLVKGAGRDEVLHAVRTAAYGGAVFGRDVAARISGLLAGGRRLDAERLFPALTTREVEVLELVARGMDNRRISRELYLAEKTVRNHISHIFDKLRVTTRAEAVARARDVGLGDRDAHDRGAQGRDG, encoded by the coding sequence GTGGAGCGTGACGGAGTTCAGCGCGGGGACGGAGTGGTGCGGGTGGTCGTCGTCGACGACCACCCGCTGTTCCGGGAGGGTCTGCGGGCGGCGTTGGAGAGCACCGAGGACATCCAGGTGGTGGCCGAGGCCGAGACGGTCGCCGCGGCGCTCGCGGTCGTCGCCGAGCAGCGGCCGGACGTGGTGGTGATGGACCTCTCGCTGCCCGACGCCTCCGGCATCGAGGCCACCCGGCGGCTGGCCGAGAACCACCCCGGGCTGCCGGTGCTGATGCTGACCATGTCCGACGACGACGCCAGCCTGCTCGGCGCGCTCCAGGCGGGCGCCCGGGGCTACCTGGTCAAGGGCGCCGGTCGGGACGAGGTGCTGCACGCGGTCCGCACCGCCGCCTACGGCGGGGCGGTCTTCGGCCGCGACGTCGCCGCCCGGATCTCCGGCCTGCTCGCGGGCGGACGCCGCCTGGACGCCGAGCGGCTGTTCCCGGCACTGACGACGCGCGAGGTCGAGGTGCTGGAACTGGTCGCCCGGGGCATGGACAACCGGCGGATCTCCCGCGAGCTCTACCTGGCGGAGAAGACCGTCCGCAACCACATCTCGCACATCTTCGACAAGCTCAGGGTCACCACCAGGGCCGAGGCCGTGGCCCGGGCGCGGGACGTCGGCCTGGGCGACCGGGACGCCCACGACCGGGGCGCCCAGGGACGCGACGGGTAG
- a CDS encoding FAD-binding oxidoreductase produces MTTDSPGSLNRRGLLTAVGGATTALTGLLTTGPAAALTSTASTASAASAADVIRAGPPEPTAFGPVTVRPADTRYQSLLRGDNFRFVGRPDEVRVLGSTGQVVRAVADAVRSGRRPAARSGGHCFEDFTANPSVRMLLDLSPMDAVGYDPGLRAFSVQPGATLGHVYRTLFKGWGVTVPAGGCPGVGAGGHFVGGGYGPLSRRYGSLVDHLHGVEVVVVDRDGSVRAVRATREPDDPNHDLWWAHTGGGGGNFGVVTRYWLRAPDATGADPARLLPAAPRELLECLVGWSWDARMTERVFTTLLRNFGVWHERNSAPDSPYLGLYAILVPAHRSAGGFRMTVQIDAGLPGADRMVTEFVAAVTAGTGVTPSLEGRRTFPWLHPTTWPGSGENGDVVTRRYKEKAGYLRRSFTDGQLAAIYRNLTNRTGGPTGGMLLVGYGGRVGTVPPEATAIAQRDAVMKAVFHTTWADESDDAANLAWIREFYREVYRDTGGVPVPGEVSDGSYINYPDADLADPAWNTSGTPWHTLYYKQNYPRLQRIKAHWDPRGVFRHALAIEPAPGGG; encoded by the coding sequence ATGACCACCGACTCCCCCGGCTCGCTGAACCGGCGCGGGCTGCTCACCGCGGTCGGCGGCGCGACCACCGCGCTGACCGGCCTGCTCACCACCGGCCCGGCCGCCGCGCTGACCAGTACCGCCAGTACCGCCAGTGCGGCCAGTGCCGCCGACGTCATCCGCGCCGGTCCGCCGGAGCCCACGGCCTTCGGACCGGTGACCGTGCGCCCGGCCGACACCCGGTACCAGTCCCTGCTGCGCGGCGACAACTTCCGCTTCGTCGGCCGACCGGACGAGGTCCGGGTGCTCGGCTCCACCGGGCAGGTGGTGCGCGCGGTCGCCGACGCCGTGCGGTCCGGGCGGCGGCCCGCGGCCCGCAGCGGCGGCCACTGCTTCGAGGACTTCACCGCCAACCCGTCGGTGCGGATGCTGCTCGACCTGTCGCCGATGGACGCGGTCGGCTACGACCCGGGGCTCCGGGCGTTCTCGGTGCAGCCGGGGGCGACCCTGGGCCACGTGTACCGGACGCTGTTCAAGGGCTGGGGCGTCACCGTACCGGCGGGCGGCTGCCCGGGGGTGGGCGCGGGCGGCCACTTCGTGGGCGGCGGCTACGGGCCGCTCTCGCGCCGGTACGGTTCGCTGGTGGACCACCTCCACGGGGTGGAGGTGGTGGTGGTCGACCGGGACGGCTCGGTCCGCGCGGTGCGGGCCACCCGGGAGCCGGACGACCCGAACCACGACCTGTGGTGGGCCCATACCGGCGGTGGCGGCGGCAACTTCGGCGTGGTCACCCGGTACTGGCTGCGCGCACCGGACGCCACCGGCGCCGACCCGGCCCGCCTCCTCCCGGCCGCACCCCGCGAGCTGCTGGAATGCCTGGTCGGCTGGTCCTGGGACGCGCGGATGACCGAGCGGGTGTTCACCACCCTGCTGCGCAACTTCGGGGTCTGGCACGAGCGCAACAGCGCGCCCGACTCGCCGTACCTGGGCCTGTACGCGATCCTGGTCCCGGCCCACCGCAGCGCCGGGGGCTTCCGGATGACGGTGCAGATCGACGCCGGCCTCCCGGGCGCGGACCGGATGGTGACCGAGTTCGTCGCCGCGGTGACCGCCGGTACCGGCGTCACCCCGAGCCTCGAAGGCCGACGCACCTTCCCCTGGCTGCATCCGACGACCTGGCCGGGCAGCGGCGAGAACGGCGACGTGGTCACCCGCCGCTACAAGGAGAAGGCCGGTTACCTGCGCCGTTCCTTCACCGACGGGCAACTGGCGGCCATCTACCGGAACCTGACGAACCGCACCGGCGGCCCGACCGGCGGCATGCTGCTGGTGGGCTACGGCGGCCGGGTGGGGACGGTACCGCCGGAGGCCACCGCGATCGCCCAGCGCGACGCGGTGATGAAGGCCGTCTTCCACACCACCTGGGCCGACGAGAGCGACGACGCGGCCAACCTCGCCTGGATCCGGGAGTTCTACCGCGAGGTGTACCGGGACACCGGCGGCGTGCCGGTGCCGGGCGAGGTCAGCGACGGCTCGTACATCAACTACCCCGACGCCGACCTGGCCGACCCGGCCTGGAACACCTCGGGAACGCCCTGGCACACGCTGTACTACAAGCAGAACTACCCACGCCTGCAACGGATCAAGGCCCACTGGGACCCGCGCGGCGTGTTCCGCCACGCGCTGGCGATCGAGCCCGCGCCCGGCGGCGGCTGA
- a CDS encoding RICIN domain-containing protein → MSLWTSLEPASLTIDAGSTATVRLRVRNTSDVVDEYRFSIVGELAPYATVEPPVLRLYPGTTGAVELTFAPPRTPDATAGPNPYAVQIIPTEHPEATTVPEGSVTITPFTELRAELVPHTVKGRFRGRPRLAIDNLGNTELNAFLTGNDTGDQLAYEIHPANVQIEPGRAAFVRARLKPRQIIWFGSKQRRPYSLAVRRSGQTPLTVEGMYVQGGVLPRWLATLFSIGLVLVIGFVALWFGHQPTVATQTTALEQQSAPVVVPTTAAPPPAPPPTPAAARTQAAPTTAAADPNPTPAAGAAPTAGSGGAPAPAQPTHGSGGGGGGGGAPATTAPAQPSNPAVEIVGLASNRCVTVTNGVAPGGKDGEPLELWDCGRAVWQQWTFDISGAPLYRGTIHSLGLCMDVAGANTADGTTVQLANCSGDAAQVWTLNTQTGDLVSILANKCVDATNTGTGNGTRLQLWDCNGGGNQKWHTQPLS, encoded by the coding sequence GTGAGCCTTTGGACCTCCCTCGAACCAGCGTCCCTGACCATCGACGCGGGCAGTACCGCCACCGTGCGGTTGCGCGTGCGCAACACCAGCGACGTCGTCGACGAGTACCGCTTCTCGATCGTCGGCGAGCTCGCGCCGTACGCCACCGTGGAGCCGCCGGTGCTGCGGCTCTACCCGGGGACCACCGGGGCCGTCGAGCTCACCTTCGCGCCGCCGCGCACCCCGGACGCCACCGCCGGGCCGAACCCGTACGCGGTGCAGATCATCCCCACCGAGCACCCCGAGGCGACCACCGTCCCGGAGGGCAGTGTCACCATCACGCCGTTCACCGAGCTGCGGGCCGAGCTGGTCCCGCACACCGTCAAGGGCCGTTTCCGGGGCAGGCCCAGGCTGGCCATCGACAACCTGGGCAACACCGAGCTGAACGCCTTCCTCACCGGCAACGACACCGGCGACCAGCTCGCCTACGAGATCCACCCCGCCAACGTGCAGATCGAGCCCGGCCGCGCGGCCTTCGTCCGGGCACGGCTGAAGCCCCGGCAGATCATCTGGTTCGGCAGCAAGCAGCGGCGCCCGTACAGCCTGGCGGTGCGGCGCTCCGGGCAGACCCCGCTCACGGTGGAGGGCATGTACGTCCAGGGCGGGGTGCTGCCGCGCTGGCTGGCCACCCTGTTCAGCATCGGGCTGGTCCTCGTGATCGGCTTCGTCGCGCTCTGGTTCGGGCACCAGCCGACCGTCGCCACCCAGACCACCGCGCTCGAACAGCAGTCCGCGCCGGTGGTCGTCCCCACGACCGCGGCCCCGCCGCCCGCGCCGCCGCCCACCCCGGCGGCGGCGCGGACCCAGGCCGCGCCCACCACCGCCGCGGCCGACCCGAACCCGACCCCGGCCGCGGGCGCCGCCCCGACCGCCGGCTCGGGCGGCGCGCCCGCTCCGGCCCAGCCCACCCACGGAAGCGGCGGGGGCGGCGGGGGCGGCGGCGCACCGGCGACGACCGCCCCGGCCCAGCCCAGCAACCCGGCGGTGGAGATCGTCGGCCTGGCCTCGAACCGGTGCGTCACGGTGACCAACGGCGTGGCGCCGGGCGGCAAGGACGGCGAGCCGCTGGAGCTGTGGGACTGCGGCCGGGCTGTCTGGCAGCAGTGGACCTTCGACATCAGCGGAGCGCCGCTCTACCGGGGCACGATCCACTCGCTGGGCCTGTGCATGGACGTGGCCGGGGCGAACACCGCCGACGGCACCACCGTCCAGCTGGCCAACTGCAGCGGCGACGCGGCCCAGGTGTGGACGCTGAACACGCAGACCGGTGACCTGGTGAGCATCCTGGCCAACAAGTGCGTGGACGCGACGAACACCGGGACCGGCAACGGGACCAGGCTACAGCTGTGGGACTGCAACGGCGGCGGCAACCAGAAGTGGCACACCCAGCCGCTGTCCTGA